From the genome of Porphyromonadaceae bacterium W3.11:
TATCTGTCTTAGGAACCTTCTTACACTCCTTAATAGTCGCCACTCGTATATCCAATTTCAAAAAGTCGTCAAAAGCGATCTCTGGAGCAATGGGCTCAACCTTCGCCTCTGCTTTCTTAGCCTCCTCATTAGCTATTTTGGTCGCTCTTAATTTCTCTCTCTGAGCCTCAATAACCTCATCATCAATCTTCTCAAAGAGTAATTCGGGCTTAGCCACAGCTGCACCTACAGACATAAGGTCTGTTCGTCCAATTCTCTCCCATGAGAGTTCACTTTCGAGATGTAGCATCTCTCTAAGTTTACGCATACTGAATGGCAAGAATGGCTCGAAGAGGAGAGATAAGTTAGCCGCAATCTGCAAGGAGATATTCAGGATAGTCCCAACTCTCTCCATATCCGTCTTTGCCAACTTCCATGGCTCAGTATCGGCCAAGTACTTATTGCCAAGACGAGCAAGGTCCAGAGCCTTACGCTGAGCATCACGGATATGAAAGTCATCCATCAAGCGTTGAGTCTCATCTCTAATAATTAGAATCTCAGCCATGACCTCCTTATCTTGATCCGTTAATTCTGCACAAGCAGGCACCTTCCCCTCAAAATACTTGTGGGTCAAGACCATCGCACGATTAACGAAATTACCGAGCACAGCCACCAACTCATTGTTATTTCGAGCTTGAAAATCTGCCCATGTAAAGTCATTATCCTTAGTTTCAGGAGCATTAGCGGTCAGCACATACCTCAGGACATCCTGCTTTCCAGGGAAATCCTGTAGATACTCATGAAGCCATACAGCCCAGTTTCTACTTGTAGAGATCTTATCCCCTTCGAGGTTAAGAAACTCATTAGATGGGACATTATCAGGAAGATTATAGGACCCTTCCGCTTTCAACATAGCAGGAAAGACAATACAATGGAACACAATATTATCCTTTCCAATGAAATGAAGCATACGTGTCTCTGGATCCTTCCACCAAGTCTCCCAAGTATCAGGATAAATCTCACGAGTATTAGAGATATATCCAATTGGAGCATCAAACCACACATAAAGCACCTTGCCCTCAGCACCTTCCACAGGCACAGGGATACCCCAGTTCAAGTCACGACTTACTGCTCTAGGCTGTAGCCCCATATCTAGCCAACTCTTACATTGACCATATACATTGGGACGCCATTCTTTATGATCCTCTAGGATCCACTTCCTTAGCCATGCCTCATGCTTATCTAGGGGCAAGTACCAATGTTTCGTACTCTTTTTAATAGGCTGAGCACCCGAAATGGTCGAGCGAGGATTGATCAAGTCAGTAGGATTAAGAGAAGTTCCACACTTCTCACATTGGTCACCATAAGCACCCTCATTACCACAGTGAGGACATGTACCTGTGATATATCTATCAGCTAGGAACTGCTTGGCTTCCTCATCATAATATTGCTCGCTCTCTATCTCCACAAACTCACCCTTATCATATAGATGACGGAAGAAAGCACTAGCTGTCTGGGTGTGCATCTCGCTAGTAGTACGACTGTACACATCAAAACTTATCCCAAACTCCTCAAAGCTAGTCTTAATCAATTCATGATAACGATCAACCACATCCTGCGGTGTGATTCCCTCTTTCTTAGCACGGATAGTAATCGGTACACCATGTTCGTCACTACCTCCAATAAAGGCAACCTCCTCGCCCTTTAATCTCAAATACCTAACATATATATCAGCCGGCACATACACACCTGCTAAGTGTCCAATGTGTACCGGACCATTAGCATAAGGTAGTGCAGTTGTGACCAACGTACGCTTAAACTTACCTGCTTTATTCATTTCAGATGATTCAATTTAATGACATTCAATTACAAAGGACAAAGTTACTAAAAAATTAGCCTTCATTCCCATAATCATTTTAGCACAAACTATTCAGCCTATACGATAGGCAATGCCTTAAAAATAAATGAAAAAGAAAGCCGACATCTATCTTTAAGCTATTTCAAAAAATTGCCTTCCCCTAAAATCGGTTGACCTACGAAAATAGTTGAAGTTATCATCAAAAACTCAAGTCCCTCATTTTAAGATTAAGATCAAGAGTCGACGTAAAAAATGACTGATACTGCGACTTCACCCATAGGCTTTATGGTAAAGACAGAATTAGCAGTAATAGTCATCCTGGAATAAATGCTCTTGCCCTTACTTTTTAAAAGTGCTGATGAGCAGATGATCCATCTTTTCTTGAACAACATTTTTGGTCATATTATAACACTAGACTAGCCTATATCCTTCAAATGCAATATGAGATAGCATGGTTAAGCGGACAAGAAATACATGATATTCTGTCGTTCTTTTAGAAGAAATGCTTTAGTACATTTTTTTCATTTCTTACAAAGTTAGCTCTACTATTTTATACTCAACCTACTGAATCTAAAGAAAAAAAATTCTCTAAAAAATATTTAGATTCAGTAGGTTATGTTCGAACTTCTTTCACTACATTTGCTTAATTAGCAATTATTAACTCATGTGTGACCTATGAAAGAAAGAGGAATAACATAGTTGGAACTCTCTACCCTAATTCGTGGTAATGGGAATATAAGTGATGTTATTCTAAGTGTATTTTTTAATGACTATATGATGTATCTTGGAAAAATAAAATTGTTATTAACGGTATTACTTATTACAATATCAAGTAATCTCGTGGCACAAAGTCCTAGTCATTCTACCATCTCGGGTAATCTTTCCCTTGAGGATGGTGAGATTGTTGTTGGAGCTAATGTATCGGCATTATCGCCTACAGATAGTACTATTATTACTTATTCAATATCTAATATAGACGGAATCTATCGCTTGCAGATACCAAGTGAATATAGCAGGGTGATTATCTCTATTACTTCCCTTATGAGTGAAGATGAGTCTAGAACTATTGAGAACAAAAGTCAGAATCTCAACTTTGTACTCAAAGAAAAAGTGACAGATCTAAGAGAGGTAACTGTGACAGCACCAAAAGTATGGGGGAATAGTGATACGATAAGTTATAGTGTCATACAGCTTAGTAGAGCTAATGATAAGACCATTAGTGATGTGCTCCGAAACATTCCAGGCATAAAAGTAGAAGGCAGTGGATTGATCCGATATCAAGGCAAGCCCATAAGTCAGTTATATATAGAGGGTGTAGATCTTTCACAGGGTAGGTACTCATTGATCTCAGAAAATGTATTAAGCAAGGATATCTCTACCATACAAATTTTGAACAATCACAATCATATTAAGGCATTACAGGGAGTAAGACCTTCTGATGAAGTAGCTCTTAATCTAAAGATGGCAGAGAGTAAGCAAGGGATTTGGGCTTTTAATGGGAGGATTGGGTTAGGCTATGATAATAGCTTTCTGACAAACTCTAAACTTACGACAAGCTATAAACGAGAAACAATCAGCACTTAATGGTTGGCTCTATAGACAATTCTGGTAATCCTGCAGGAAATGAGCTGATGACCTTTGGGAATAATAAAGGAATATCAATGTCGGAGAAACTTAATCCCATTGCAAATATTAGAAAAGGTAGTGAACCTCCTATTACCCGCGAGGCATACCTAGATAATTTCACAGCTTACATCTCTGAGAACAGTAACTTTTCGTTGGGCAATGACTTGCAGTTAAAACTAAATATAGATTATCTCTATGACAAGGAGCTCAGTGAGAGCCTTATGCTATCTAAGTTTTACCGCTCTGCTGGGAAAGAAGCAATCCAATCAAATGAACAGATTAACTCAAATGAAAAGAGACATGAGATTTCGGGAAGTGTAGATCTGGAAAGCAATAAACCTAATAGATACTTCAACAATCATTTCTCTGGACAGTTCGGCAAGATAAATTCCAATGGAATTGTCATGCTTAACAATGAACAAAATGTAATACAGAATCAAGCTATTGATAGTTATCATCTAAAGAATTATACCCATTACTTAACAAAGGAATTTACAATTCCATTTGAGATAAAAAGTGCACATCTATATAGGAAGGGAAAAGAACAGTACGAAGCACAATTGGGCCAGCCAACAAGTGTGGTACAAGATGCTGATCACTCTTTATTTAAGACCGATAATTTTATTACAGTACCAGATATTGGATTAGGGAAAGGATGGAGATATACCCCTGTTATTGCAGTAGCTTATTATAATCAATCAGTATTATTAGAAGAGCAATCTCGCGATGAGATGCTAGAGTCATCTGTGGGTCAATCATTTACTTTCATCGACAATAATACTTCACTGTTTTTCTCTGTGCCTATCTATTATAGATGGAGGAGTTTAGGTAGTCTTAGAGATAAGAGTTGGTCTATAGAGCCAAACCTTAGTCTCAAACAGAGCATAGGATATAAGTGGCAAATAGCACTTGGGGCTGATTATAAGAAGCTCTTTCCCTCTTTGATGGAGATCTACCCAGAAGCTATATACCTGGATTATCGTACTAAGAGAATGGGTGAAACGAAGTTATATCATAGACATCAGATTTCTGCAAATACCAAGGTGGACTATAATAATTTCATGAATCTCTTTTCTGGATATTTTAAGGCAGTCTATCTGTACCAAAATGCACCAGTGTTAAGTTCTTATACCGTTACAGGAGAAAATGACCTAAAGATGAGTCTTTTACCTATCAAAAACGACTTGTCAGTATGGAGCTTGGAGTCAAGTATTAGTAAAGGATTTTCGTGGAAAGGTCTAGGAATAACGATGCTTCTAGGATATAGTAATGTACAGGGGCTAACAGCTTTAAAGGAGGAGATAAAAGACTACACAAATCAATTATCTAATGTCACGACTGAGATTAAGCTTAGTCCTATAAGAAAAGTAATAATTGATTACAAAGTGACTCTAGAAAAAAGCAAATTCAAAATTGCAGGAGAAAACAGTCAGGATAATTTTAGGGCCAATCAAGAGTTCTCACTAGGAGTAGATCTCTTTTCTAGCTTCTTTTGTAACATAGATCTGAACCATACCTATTTGGAGTATCCTGGAGTCAAAAAACATTTTACGCTGCTGGGTGCAAATTTTAGATATAGGCAACCTAAGTGGGATCTAAGCTTTAACGTAAAAAACCTGATGAATACTGAAAATTATACTCTTATTCATCACCACGAGTATGGGAGCTTTATAACCCAATATAAATTGAGACCACGGGCTTTTATGCTTACTCTAGATATAAAGATATAATTATTAACGGCTAATAGAATATTTAACATGAAACGAATTACTTTTTTACTGCCATTATTACTACTTGCTATTACACAAATAACATCAGCACAGACGATGATACCGATTTCACCTCGGAAAGTAAATGTCAGTGACCAGCTCGATAATGAGGTGTACAAAGTGACATACGACCTCTCTTTTGTATCTGATCCGAGTGATCCAAAGTTTATTACAGAGGATGTTATTACACTACAGATTGGTAAGCAGATGCAAAAAGAATATAGCGAGAGCTACTACCAAGCTGATGTAGCAGCTCAGGAAGCGTTGGAATCAGGGAGATTTCCCAAACTGATGGTTAATCCTCTCACAGTTTATGTCCTTTACAAGAACTGGCCCAATAATGGCGACGTAACAGTAGATTATCGCCTTCCTATGAAAGCTCCTGTAATGACATTTAAGGATAAGATGCCTACAACTAACTGGACTATGACCAATGAAGTCAAAGAAATCATTGGATATCGATGTCAGAAAGCGACAACAGAACTTGGCGGACGAATGTGGACGGTGTGGTTTACACAAGAGATTCCCGTCAACGCTGGTCCCTACTTGCTAGAAGGATTACCTGGTTTGATCTTAGAGGCGAAAGATGACGAAGGACACTATCACTACACCTGCACTTCATTTACAAAGAGTGAGAGTAACTCGGAAATAGGGCGTTGGGAATGGGATCAACAAGAAATCACGAAGGATAAGATGAAAGTTCTACTAAAGGAGCTGTATGCTAATCCAGAGCAAACTGCTAAAGCTTTAGGTGCAAGCGTGCATTTTGGTGGGGATGCAATGCTTAATCTACCTTACAATCCTATAGATATAACTTGGAAATAGGTATTGTCATACTGTAATATCCCCCCTTCATAAACACCTATTCATAACATAAAGAACTAAATGAGTAGAAAGAAGGCTAGGGTTCTGCAATTGATCCTATAAATTAAGATGATAATAAGTTTATTCATTCGAACAATTTAAAGTCATTAATAAAAGATAAGTCAAATAAAAAAGTCGGTCTGGGAACTTGATTTTTCCCAGACCGACTTTCTAATTCATTCAAGTCCTATTACTTCCAAAAAGAACGGGAGTAAATATGACTGTAATTTTCTCGACTCATCTCAAATCAGAATGAAAGTGAAAGGCCTAAAGCAATTGTATTCTTAGTGTATTCATTTAGACCGATGTTATAACTTGCATCAAGGACAATAGATGCAATATCTAAGCCAAGACCGATAGTCGCATAATTCACATCCTTCTCAAGATGATTGAAACCAGTACGCACTGAAGCAAAGTTCGCATACGTGTATTCCAAACCAACACCAGCTTGTACCATAGGATATGGAGTAACATATCCGACCTGAGCACTTAGCCCAATAGTATGCATAGAAGCGATTTCGGTACGGGCACGACCACCCAAAGCAATCGTAGAAGGTAAGTTACGATGAGAAACTGCTTCATCATCATTAAGAACCTTACCAAGATTATAGGCCGCAAGTGTCGCTTCAAGATTAGTATCGATAGATCCAAGAGCTACGACATTTGAATACGAAAGTCCTATACCTGCAAATAAGCTATAATTTGCCTTAATAGTATTATCAGCAAGCATTGAAGCCGTAACAAATCCTTTCCATTGATCATTTAGTGCATACGCATAACCTAGGTCAAGAGTGTACTGATTGGTTCTGATATGTTTTTGAGTCTCATTACCAATGTCACTAAGGACCTCTAACTCACCTCCTCGGAGGTAACGTCCACCTAGAAATAAAGCATGCTGCTCACTAAAACGGTAACCAAGACTTGCATTGCCATAAAACTCCCTTGTCATGCCATCAAACTTAGGAAGAATCTGCCCAGATGCATACACCGACCATCTCTTATCCGCATTAAAGAAATATGTGGGATTAGCGTAGATATAGTTCTTAGAACCAGAGACCAGGTGCGTACCTCCCAGAGACTGTGACTTCACATCGGGCTGAATGTCAAACGTGCGGAAGGGGACGCTTCTTTGAGCCATCGCTGTTGCAGAAAGTGCGATAGTGGCTAAGATCATTACTAGGCACTTAAATATATTTTTTTTCATTGTCTTTTATTTTCTACAATAAGCAATGATAGCTAGCCACTCGGCTATAGCAGCACTTATCAGTGACTAGCAATCATCTACTTACTTTGTTTATTTCACAAATACTTGTTCATAACGAGACATATTAGAGGACTCTAATATCAATCTATAAGTATTTTGAGATAGATTACTTACATCTAGTGAGATATGTCCATCTTTTCCTACAGACTTAATACTTTCATCTATAAGAACTCTACCATTCATCGTCACAACCTTAACTCGTGGATCCTTTACTGACTTATTAATAATCAGATTTAGAGTATTCTTAACTGGCATAGGATACACGATGTGAACCGCTGCCTCAGAATCCTTCACCACTCTCACCTTAAACGAAGTCTGGTGCATTCCACCTGCCTTATCGGTAGCTTTGATGTAAACAGTAGCGACACCAGGCTTAACAGGAATGATTGAGAGCATCCCTTCAATAAAGACAGCTGCCTTGATTATTGATTCGTCACTTGAGCGGACCTCAAAGTCAATCCCAATATGACGGTTAAAATCGTAATTACTCTTTAAAGGCAACAAAAACTCTTCCTCATTCTGACCAATCAACAACTGAGAAAAATCTCCTTTTAGTTGAATTGGGATCTGCTCTTCTATTTTAAATGTTATAGACTTGGTTGTCAATCCACCAAATTCATCTTTAGCAAGAAGTTGGAACGTGTAGCGGCCATTCTTCAGTACTGGTCGGATCTGAATCTGCCCTTTCCCATTTTCATGTATTATGGAAACACCAGTGGTCTCACCTTGTAATTCGCATGACACCTTATGTCCATCAGGGTCAGAGGTACTAAAATCTAAGGAAAGACTATTCCTACCAAAGATCACAATCTCCTTAGGCATATTGCTAAAGGTAATAATCGGCACCTGATTCATACGTGTATTAGATTCCACGATATCAGGTTCAGAAAGGTTACCCCATCTATCTTCTGAAACGACAGCAATATAATACTTAGTACTATGCTTAAGTCCAGTAAAGGTATACTCCATCTCTTCACCTGGCTGTGTCACAGTAGCGCGCATCTGAATAGACGTCAACGAACTTAACTTTTCCTTAGTGATAGGCTTATCACTAATGTATAAGTGTTGGTATGTAGGGAGGATATCATCATCATCCTTATTGACGACCCAACTGAAACTGATAGTAGAGTACTCGCTCTCCATTTCAGGATCAATCTCTGGTCTGTCTGGAGCGATATGATGGTCCTTAGCAAATGCTTTCGCTGCATCAATATAGCCTCGACCTAGTCGGCCCGCTTCTCTTGGGTTAAAGGCATCAATATCTTGAGGACGTAAGGCAGTCAGAAGTGATCGCTTAAGGTCCTCATTGGTATAGCCTTGCCCCCCATTCTTACTTACCACAAGAGCAGCAATACCAGATACATGAGGACAAGCCATAGAAGTTCCTTGATAAAATCCATAACTATTATCAGGGATACAACTAAGGATACCAGCATTATTACCATACATATCTATATCACCACCAGGAGCAGTTATATCTACCCAAGGCCCTCTATTGGTAAATGATGAACGATAAAAGTTAGGCCCCATCGCCGCTACAGAAACGACTCTCTCGTAAGCAGCTGGATAGCTCAATCCATCAAAATTATCATTACCTGTAGAAAAAATAACGACACCACCTTTCATAGGTGACCCTGGTAATTGATGTCCCGAACTATCAGTACCAGCATTGTCGATAAAATAGTCAATCGCATCCTTAAGAATTTGTCCCATCTCTACATTTGGAGCATAACCCCATGAGTTCTGAGCTATCACAGCACCATTATCAGCCGCGAAAACAAATGCTCTCTCTGGATGGCTACCAGTTCGCTGTCCCTTCGGACGAGTATCGATAGCAAGACAAGCCATAATACGGACTCCAGTATTAGGGTTCCCATCACCACCAGCGACACCAGCGACACCAATATTATTATTATTTCTAGCAGCAACAGTCCCAGCTACGTGTGTGCCATGATTACCACGTCTTCCGTTTTCAACGAAGTTAGCCCCGTGAAGGTCTTCGATGTATGCCCCATAGAAATTCTCTTGCTTGATTGGAAGGTTTGGTTTTTTATTGACCCAAAGGTTTTCCACTAAATCCTCGTGCTTATAGTCCACACCATCATCGATAACAGCGACAATAACGTTTGGCTTTCCTGTCTCAATCTTCCACGCTTCGAAAAGATTAATATCGGCACCTGCTACAGCACCTGGAGCAGAACCATCATTATTGTAGTGCCACTGTAAACCCAAACGAGGGTCATTAAATGGGAGGTCTGTAGCCTCTAGCGGTTTCATTCCATTCAATGTAGATGGAATGACAGGAGTTATAGTATAATTTTCGAGCTCCACCTCGTATGCTGGCTCTACGACCTCAAACTCCTTCAGGGTAGAAAACGTTCTCATCGCAGTAGCGACATCTTTGTTCTCTTCATACGTCACGACATACCATCTGTCTAATCCATATCTCTTATGACGCTCCTCGAAACGAGGGTCAGTAGGGAAGACCCTCTCTACATTAGTAACCCCTACACGCTTAGCAGCTAATTCGATGTCTGAGGACACCGCCGAAAAGGTATGGATATCAATATCCCCACCATTATTCTTCAGTGATTCAGCTGTTTCGGCATCCATTTTGACATAAAGAATGCCAGGTGTAACGAGTCCATCTAATGCGTTCGGCCTCAACATATCTGATCTATTGTCAGCATGCTCTTCTTGAGACACGAGGGGATCCTCGATGAGTGTCTCTTTAGAACAAGCTGTAAAGAAGACCAGTGCGAATATTGCACTTATAAGATATTTTTTCATTTTATATAAATCTAGAATGTTCATCATATCACATTACTTATCTGTAGATATTCAACGCACGGTTAGCGTTCGCAAGAGCAATTGCCTGGCTTTCTTTATCATTACTATCTATAGCCACATAAAAGTTCAGTGCCATGTGACTCTCTCCAGTTGTTTGCTCTACCAATGCTAGCATTAATACAAGCTTCGTCTCCATATTAAAATAAGTAATCCACTCTCTGCCTGCTGAGAATTTACGAGACTGGTATTCAAAGCCTTCAGCCTTCAACTTATCAGCAAATTCTCTAGTTACATTAAGCTTTCCATCAGAATTTTTCCACAAACCGAGAGATGTATCCGTATAGATATCCATTTTCTGACTTAGTTTACCAATGTAAGGAGCTAGAGTTTCCTCAAAGAAATAGAGCGTTACGAGATGGCTATTCTCATTCGTCAAGGAAGAGAACTGTGCACTCGCAATGATATTTGGATTCTTCGTCCCTCTAGTCCTGGCGGCTTCAACTTCGATAGTACCACCCTTACTCTCTTCCCATGCCTTGACTTCAAAGAAGTCTGCGACATTCAGCAAGCTAGTATTACGGTATGGGAACTTCACAAATGTAGGCATATCTCCAGACTGAACTTCGCTCATCTCATAAGTGAGTTCTGTAAACTTCTTACTAGGATTGACCTGTACGATAAGAGTAGCGGCATAATAGTATGTAGAATAATCATAGATTTTCTCTACAACCCCCTTAACAATATTCTTACTAACAAACTTGAAGCCTTTTGAAATAAGGAA
Proteins encoded in this window:
- the metG gene encoding methionine--tRNA ligase; the encoded protein is MNKAGKFKRTLVTTALPYANGPVHIGHLAGVYVPADIYVRYLRLKGEEVAFIGGSDEHGVPITIRAKKEGITPQDVVDRYHELIKTSFEEFGISFDVYSRTTSEMHTQTASAFFRHLYDKGEFVEIESEQYYDEEAKQFLADRYITGTCPHCGNEGAYGDQCEKCGTSLNPTDLINPRSTISGAQPIKKSTKHWYLPLDKHEAWLRKWILEDHKEWRPNVYGQCKSWLDMGLQPRAVSRDLNWGIPVPVEGAEGKVLYVWFDAPIGYISNTREIYPDTWETWWKDPETRMLHFIGKDNIVFHCIVFPAMLKAEGSYNLPDNVPSNEFLNLEGDKISTSRNWAVWLHEYLQDFPGKQDVLRYVLTANAPETKDNDFTWADFQARNNNELVAVLGNFVNRAMVLTHKYFEGKVPACAELTDQDKEVMAEILIIRDETQRLMDDFHIRDAQRKALDLARLGNKYLADTEPWKLAKTDMERVGTILNISLQIAANLSLLFEPFLPFSMRKLREMLHLESELSWERIGRTDLMSVGAAVAKPELLFEKIDDEVIEAQREKLRATKIANEEAKKAEAKVEPIAPEIAFDDFLKLDIRVATIKECKKVPKTDKLLEFTLDDGLGGRTIISGLAQYYAEPEKLAGRQVIYIANLAARKMRGILSEGMILSVAEADGTLSLLQPSKEVKAGSKVS
- a CDS encoding GLPGLI family protein, which gives rise to MKRITFLLPLLLLAITQITSAQTMIPISPRKVNVSDQLDNEVYKVTYDLSFVSDPSDPKFITEDVITLQIGKQMQKEYSESYYQADVAAQEALESGRFPKLMVNPLTVYVLYKNWPNNGDVTVDYRLPMKAPVMTFKDKMPTTNWTMTNEVKEIIGYRCQKATTELGGRMWTVWFTQEIPVNAGPYLLEGLPGLILEAKDDEGHYHYTCTSFTKSESNSEIGRWEWDQQEITKDKMKVLLKELYANPEQTAKALGASVHFGGDAMLNLPYNPIDITWK
- a CDS encoding PorV/PorQ family protein, which translates into the protein MKKNIFKCLVMILATIALSATAMAQRSVPFRTFDIQPDVKSQSLGGTHLVSGSKNYIYANPTYFFNADKRWSVYASGQILPKFDGMTREFYGNASLGYRFSEQHALFLGGRYLRGGELEVLSDIGNETQKHIRTNQYTLDLGYAYALNDQWKGFVTASMLADNTIKANYSLFAGIGLSYSNVVALGSIDTNLEATLAAYNLGKVLNDDEAVSHRNLPSTIALGGRARTEIASMHTIGLSAQVGYVTPYPMVQAGVGLEYTYANFASVRTGFNHLEKDVNYATIGLGLDIASIVLDASYNIGLNEYTKNTIALGLSLSF
- a CDS encoding S8 family serine peptidase, whose amino-acid sequence is MKKYLISAIFALVFFTACSKETLIEDPLVSQEEHADNRSDMLRPNALDGLVTPGILYVKMDAETAESLKNNGGDIDIHTFSAVSSDIELAAKRVGVTNVERVFPTDPRFEERHKRYGLDRWYVVTYEENKDVATAMRTFSTLKEFEVVEPAYEVELENYTITPVIPSTLNGMKPLEATDLPFNDPRLGLQWHYNNDGSAPGAVAGADINLFEAWKIETGKPNVIVAVIDDGVDYKHEDLVENLWVNKKPNLPIKQENFYGAYIEDLHGANFVENGRRGNHGTHVAGTVAARNNNNIGVAGVAGGDGNPNTGVRIMACLAIDTRPKGQRTGSHPERAFVFAADNGAVIAQNSWGYAPNVEMGQILKDAIDYFIDNAGTDSSGHQLPGSPMKGGVVIFSTGNDNFDGLSYPAAYERVVSVAAMGPNFYRSSFTNRGPWVDITAPGGDIDMYGNNAGILSCIPDNSYGFYQGTSMACPHVSGIAALVVSKNGGQGYTNEDLKRSLLTALRPQDIDAFNPREAGRLGRGYIDAAKAFAKDHHIAPDRPEIDPEMESEYSTISFSWVVNKDDDDILPTYQHLYISDKPITKEKLSSLTSIQMRATVTQPGEEMEYTFTGLKHSTKYYIAVVSEDRWGNLSEPDIVESNTRMNQVPIITFSNMPKEIVIFGRNSLSLDFSTSDPDGHKVSCELQGETTGVSIIHENGKGQIQIRPVLKNGRYTFQLLAKDEFGGLTTKSITFKIEEQIPIQLKGDFSQLLIGQNEEEFLLPLKSNYDFNRHIGIDFEVRSSDESIIKAAVFIEGMLSIIPVKPGVATVYIKATDKAGGMHQTSFKVRVVKDSEAAVHIVYPMPVKNTLNLIINKSVKDPRVKVVTMNGRVLIDESIKSVGKDGHISLDVSNLSQNTYRLILESSNMSRYEQVFVK